A part of Acropora palmata chromosome 8, jaAcrPala1.3, whole genome shotgun sequence genomic DNA contains:
- the LOC141889481 gene encoding E3 ubiquitin-protein ligase TRIM9-like, which yields MDEELTCPVCKNPFTDPIVLPCSHSICMGCSQSSVTATGGDVSTNSNGISHGDSDETPYASLYEFKHLYQSIGNLPCLKCPTCKRLFPLDIRGINGFPRNRLLENIVNRYYAKSNGIVSCQLCDENQPSQATVMCEQCEVAYCDRCCKTCHPSRGPLAKHSLVAPTISKSPCKPSVLKCGRHNEENISMYCVFCRTPVCYVCLEKGQHSGHEVKALGAMFKEQKGELMTNVKLLGAKNSELKTFIQKLDGSCSIIQENGLEFEACIVAQCDALINFIQQRKVELIEAITTEMNSKIQKVKEQMKSCDKKVQNVAGLIQYANECLQETDAASFLLVANSLNGRITSLTNQWSKDVKMEPATGVELELTLDTSGARAALHDLHFIELKAPMAPEIMPDECTVTNNAITLSWKPRNQSCVDGYVVEIDDGTSSGKEDHFLEVYRGNSLECTVSGLQFNSTYRARVKGFNKAGQGAPSDEVYLTTSDVAWFSLDPATAHPDIVLTNENTTTTCTSFDDRVVLGNIGFSRGCHYWEVTIDRYDGNPDPAVGVALGSTIKDSILGKDNKAWCMYIDSSRSWFRHNNEHSNRRDGGVDVGSVIGVLLDVTNHKVTFYLNDQKRGTMRLPNIPEAFYAAFSLSRNVQITLHTGLELPDDAYNNSK from the exons ATGGATGAAGAATTAACCTGTCCTGTGTGTAAAAATCCTTTCACCGATCCCATTGTGCTTCCATGTTCTCACAGTATTTGCATGGGATGTTCGCAGTCGTCAGTGACAGCCACCGGAGGAGATGTTTCCACAAATTCAAATGGTATATCTCATGGCGATTCTGATGAAACCCCTTATGCTTCTTTGTACGAGTTTAAGCATCTGTACCAAAGTATCGGTAATCTGCCCTGTTTGAAATGCCCAACTTGTAAAAGACTCTTTCCCCTCGATATTCGTGGTATCAACGGCTTCCCGCGAAACCGCCTGTTAGAAAATATTGTCAATCGTTATTACGCAAAATCGAATGGAATTGTTTCTTGTCAACTGTGCGACGAAAACCAACCTTCCCAAGCCACTGTGATGTGCGAACAATGTGAAGTTGCATATTGCGATCGCTGCTGTAAAACGTGTCATCCGAGCCGTGGCCCTCTAGCGAAGCATTCTCTAGTGGCTCCAACAATCTCCAAATCCCCTTGCAAACCCTCCGTGTTAAAATGCGGCCGTCATAACGAGGAAAATATTAGTATGTACTGCGTATTTTGCCGCACTCCTGTTTGTTATGTTTGTTTGGAGAAAGGACAGCATTCTGGACACGAAGTGAAAGCTTTAGGTGCGATGTTCAAAGAgcaaaaa GGTGAACTTATGACAAATGTGAAACTGCTGGGTGCAAAGAACAGTGAATTAAAAACTTTTATTCAGAAACTGGATGGAAGTTGCTCAATTATTCAG GAAAATGGATTGGAATTTGAAGCATGTATTGTGGCACAGTGCGATGCGCTGATAAATTTCATTCAACAGCGCAAAGTGGAACTGATTGAGGCCATAACAACAGAGATGAATTCCAAAATCCAGAAGGTCAAGGAACAGATGAAATCTTGTGATAAAAAGGTTCAAAATGTTGCTGGTCTCATTCAGTATGCAAATGaatgtttacaggaaaccgaTGCAGCCTCTTTTCTTCTG gTTGCAAATTCTTTAAATGGAAG AATTACAAGCCTTACTAATCAGTGGTCAAAGGATGTGAAAATGGAACCAGCCACTGGCGTTGAGTTGGAACTAACACTGGATACCTCAGGTGCCAGAGCAGCACTCCATGACTTGCACTTCATAGAGCTAAAAG CACCAATGGCTCCAGAAATAATGCCAGATGAATGCACAGTAACAAACAATGCCATTACATTGTCATGGAAACCCCGCAACCAAAGCTGTGTTGATGGATATGTGGTTGAGATTGATGATGGCACCTCAAGTGGTAAAGAGGATCATTTCCTGGAAGTTTACAGAGGCAACAGTCTGGAATGTACCGTGTCTGGACTACAGTTTAATTCTACATACAGAGCCAGGGTTAAAGGATTCAACAAGGCTGGTCAAGGTGCTCCTAGTGATGAGGTCTATCTAACAACATCTGATG TGGCATGGTTTTCATTAGACCCAGCAACTGCACATCCAGATATTGTCCTGACTAATGAAAACACAACCACAACCTGCACTAGCTTCGACGACAGAGTTGTGCTTGGTAACATTGGCTTCTCCCGTGGGTGTCATTATTGGGAGGTTACCATAGATCGTTATGACGGTAACCCAGACCCAGCTGTGGGCGTGGCATTGGGAAGCACCATTAAGGATTCCATCTTGGGTAAAGACAATAAGGCTTGGTGCATGTACATTGACAGTAGCCGTAGTTGGTTTCGACACAACAATGAGCATTCCAATCGGCGTGATGGTGGGGTAGACGTAGGCTCTGTGATTGGGGTGTTGCTGGACGTAACCAATCATAAGGTTACATTTTACTTGAATGATCAAAAGCGAGGAACCATGCGACTACCAAACATCCCAGAAGCATTTTACGCAGCCTTCAGTTTGAGTCGTAATGTGCAAATTACACTTCATACTGGACTTGAGCTTCCAGATGATGCTTATAATAATAGCAAATGA
- the LOC141889482 gene encoding glucosamine 6-phosphate N-acetyltransferase-like — protein sequence MVRGLLEKSHFQIWLYDTFPGNFDFLQNMAKVEEEDSVSLFDRQLLKEVDLRKGECKLHNCGLAVNNPGDNLVLRPLCSDDYEKGFVTLLSQLTKVGDVTKEMFLKRFHAMRSCAGTYYLIVLEDTKLEKIVASGTLIVEQKFIHEAAVRGRIEDIVVDNSCRGKKIGKLIVETLILLSERLGCYKTSLECKDPLLTFYTQFGLKREDNQNYLCKRFFH from the exons ATGGTCAGAGGCTTGCTTGAAAAGAGTCACTTCCAAATATGGTTATACGACACGTTCCCTGGCAATTTTGACTTCCTGCAAAACATGGCGAAAGTC GAGGAAGAGGATTCAGTCTCTTTGTTTGACAGACAGTTATTGAAGGAAGTTGATCTCAGGAAAGGAGAATGCAAATTACATAACTGTGGTTTAGCTGTCAATAATCCTGGTGATAATTTAGTGTTAAGGCCATTATGCAGTGATGATTATGAAAAAG GTTTTGTAACACTTTTAAGTCAGCTTACTAAGGTTGGAGATGTCACAAAGGAGATGTTTCTAA AGCGCTTCCATGCCATGAGATCATGTGCTGGCACGTATTATCTCATTGTTCTTGAGGACACCAAGTTAGAAAAGATAGTTGCCAGTGGAACACTTATAGTAGAACAAAAATTTATCCACGAGGCTGCTGTG CGAGGAAGAATAGAGGACATTGTAGTTGACAACAGCTGTAGAGGGAAAAAGATTGGAAAACT AATTGTTGAGACCTTGATCCTGTTGAGCGAGAGATTAGGGTGTTATAAGACAAGCTTGGAGTGCAAAGATCCATTATTGACATTTTACACACAATTTGGACTCAAACGTGAAGATAATCAAAATTATCTCTGTAAAAGATTTTTCCACTAA